The DNA segment ACCGAGACGTCTGCGCCGGGCTCGGTGAGCAGGTCGGCCGAGCTGTACCGGCGGAGCTTCTTGACCAGGGCGATGCCGGCGACCGGGGTGTCCGAGCCGTTCCCCGCCGCGACCGTGGCCTGGTCGCTCGGGCCGGCCTCGACGCTGTCCACCAGCGTCTGCAGCACGGCCCAGCCGAAGCCGTCGCGCGGCACGTCGACGCCGGCCGAGGTGGGCACCCACGCGTCGATGCGCAGCCCCTCGCGGCTGGCCTCGAACACCACGGTCAGCGGGGAGCCGTCCAGCGCGACGGAGGCCAGCGTGGCGCAGGCCTCGTCGACGGCCAGCCGGAGGTCCTCGACCGCGTCGAGGTCGAAGTCCATCCGCATCGCGAGGTCACCGGCCATCGCCCGCACCGCAGGGAGCTGCGTCGGCGAGGTCGGGACCTTCAGTTCCAGGCGCTCGGCGCGCCGTTCGCCGGCGGGGGCCTCGGCGTCCGTCGTGTCGACCATGCGTCGTCCGCTCCTTCGTCGTCCGCACGTCCCGTGCGGGAGCGTGGCTGTCCATCTCAGCGCACCCACCGCACGTCCGTCCGGCGCGTGAGCGCCCGGTCGTGCGGAGGGACCGGGTGGTGCCCGGGACCCCTGACGGTAGTCCGCCCGGCCGGGATCCCCGCCCCCGCACCGCTGCGGGTCCCTCCTCCTGCGGATGACGGGTCACCCTGACGGGTTTGAGCCGACCCGGTCGTGCCCATCCCAACGGCGTGAGACTGCGCCGTAGTGACGTGCACGCCCGCGGCTGGACCCGACGCCGGGCCGGGCGGGGGTTCGCCTACTTCGACTCCGACGGCGTGCTGATCAAGGACGACCGGCTGGACCGGCTCAAGAGCCTGGCCATCCCGCCGGCCTGGAAGGACGTGTGGATCTGCCCCTGGCCCAACGGGCACATCCAGGCGGTCGGCACCGACGCGGCCGGCCGGCGGCAGTACCGCTACCACGACGAGTGGCGGGTCAAGCGCGACGCCGCCAAGCACGAGCGGGTGCTGGAGATCAGCCACCAGCTGCCCGACGTCCGCGACGCCGTGCTCGACGCGCTGAACAGCCGGGGGCTCAACCGCAACCGGGTGCTCGCCTGCGGCGTGCGGCTGCTGGACCTGGGCGCGTTCCGGGTCGGCAGCGAGCAGTACGCCGAGGACAACGGCACCTTCGGGCTGGCCACGCTGCGCCGGGACCACGTCGAGGTGCGCGGCGAGCGGGTCTTCTTCCACTACACCGCCAAGGGCGGCATCGAGCGGGAGCTCGAGCTGATCGACAAGCCGACGGCAGTGGTCGTCCGTGAGCTGCTCAAGCGCCCGGCGGACGAGGGTGAGGAGCTGCTCGGCTACCGGCTCGAGGACGGCAGCTGGCACGACGTCACCAGCGACGAGATCAACGCCTACCTCAAGGAGATCAGCGGCGCGGAGATCACCGCCAAGGACTTCCGCACCTGGACGGCGACGGTGATGATGGCCGCCACGCTGGCCGAGGAGCCGCCGCCGCGGAGCCGGACGGCGCGCGGCAAGGTGGTCCGGCAGGCCTACGTGAAGGTCTCCGAGCAGCTGGGCAACACCCCGGCGGTCTGCAAGGCCAGCTACGTCGACCCGCGGGTGGTCGACCGCTACGAGCACGGCGAGACGATCGCCGACGCGCTGGCCGAGGCCTCGCAGGCGCCGGACGACCGGACGGCGCAGCGCACTCTCGAGGCCGGCGTCTGCAGCCTGCTCAGCGCCTGAACGACGACGGGCGCCCCTCCCGGAGGAGGGGCGCCCGTCGTCGGTCGTGGAGCGGTGCTGCTACGCCTTCTCGGCGATCGTGAAGAGGTCGATGAGGCCGGTGACCTCCAGCGGGCGGGTCACGGCGCGGGTGTTGGCCACCAGCCGCAGCCCGACGTCGCGGGAGCGCGCCGACTTCTGGGTCTCCACCAGGACGGCCAGGCCGGCCGAACCGAGGAACTGCACGCCGCACAGGTCGATGACCAGCGCGGTCGGCTGCTGCTCGAGCTGGGTGTCCAGGGACGCCCGCAGGACCGGGGCGGTGAAGGTGTCGACCTCGCCGACGACCGTCACGGTCACCGTGCCGTCGTCGTCGGTGGACGTCGACAGCGTGATGACGTCGTCGAAGGGCGCTTCGTTCGAGTCAGCCGGGGCCGACACGTCGCGCGAGCCCTCGGCGGGCGAGTCGGATGAGGTCACGGACTGCAGCTCCTCTCAGCGGCGATGCCCGACGGGCACGCTTCGCCCGGCCAATGTACTGCGGTACACCAGCCGGTCCGATGCGGCCCGGGACACGCGGGGTGTTCCGGACGCCTGCCCAGCACCTGGGCAGACCACGGCTGGCTGCTCAACCGTGGCGCTCAACCTAGTCGCGCCGTACGGGGGGCACCACTCCGGTGCCCGGCCCGGGTCAGCCGTCGGTGAGGTGCACGGCCCGCTCCTCGGGGCCCTCGCCGCCGGTGGGGTCGTCGGCGGCGGCGGTGACGTCGTCGGTGACGCTGTCGGTGAAGGAGTCGGCCTGCTCGGAGACGCCGTCCTGGCTCAGCTGCGGGACGGTGCGCTCGTGGCTCTCCGCCGCGCGGACGTCGTCGGCGGTGTCCACCCCGGTGTCGGGCACCTCGCGGTCCAGCCGGCCCGACAGCGACTCGCCCTCGGCCTGCTCGAACGCCGTCGTGCCGAAGTCGGCGGTGGCGCCGGCCCGCTCGCCGGGCACCGGGGCGAACTCGGGGTCCTCGGCGCCGGCCTCGGTCGGGTGGTCGTCGTCGGCGATGTCCGGGACGCCGTCGTCCTCGTAGGAGACGTCCCGGGCGGTCTGGCCCTCCGGGTCGGTGCCGGAGGTGTCGGCGTCCGTCGTCCCGGTGAGGCCGCGCTCGTCGTCGGGGAACTCCGCGTCGTTCAGCGCGGAGTCGCGGGCGGCCTGGTCGGACTCGGTCATGGTGGTGCCTCCGTTCTGCGTGCCGCGGTGCGCGCACGCTCGCCGTCCGGTGGACGGGGGGAGCCGGTCGGGCGACCGGCGTCGTGCGACCGCCCTACCCGCCAGCCCCGGCCCCATGCGTGACGCCGGTCCCGCACGCCGGCGGCATGGCCACCGCCGCGCGGGGGTAGCGGGCGGGCATGGCGATTGCAGACGAGGTCACGCGCATCGGCGCACCGGTGCGACGCTGGGCGCGCACCCAGAAGGAGGAGTACTCGCACGGCGAGGACCGGCCCCTGGGTGGGCTGCTCGGTGCGATGGGCACCTACCTCACGCTCACCACGGCGGGCGCGGCGGCCGTGCGGGCCGCCGGCAAGGAGCTGCCGACCCGGATCCCGCTGGGCGACGCCGTGCTGCTCACCGTCGCGACGTTCCGGATCGCCCGCACCATCGCCAAGGACCCGGTGGCCAGCCCGCTGCGCGCGCCGTTCACCACCTTCCGGGGCCAGTCCGGGGAGGCGGAGGTCGCCGAGGAGATCCGGGTGCACGGCGGCGTCAAGCACGCGATCGGTGAGCTGGTGACCTGCCCGTTCTGCCTGGCCCAGTGGACGGCGACGGCGCTGGTGTTCGGCTACGCCACGGTGCCGGGCGCGACCCGGCTCGCCGCGCTGACCATGACCATGGTGGCGGCGGCCGACGTGGGGCAGTTCGCCTACGACGCCCTGCAGCAGAAGGCGATGGCCGGCGGGGGCGACGAGGACTGATCCGGTCACGCTGCGTGCCCGGGCGGCCCGGCGCCGCACGGGCCGCCCGGTCACCCGTCCGGGTGGACGACCACGCAGAGTGCTGATCTCGCGCTGCCACGACGCGCCCTGAGCGCCTATCCTGCGATCTTGTCGAGACGTGTGTCGCAGGACACCGGGCCTGGAGGTAGAGCGTGCGGTCGATCTGGCGTGGCGCAGTCTCCTTCGGGCTGGTCAGCATCGCGGTGAAGCTCTACTCCGCGACTGAGGACCACGACATCCGGTTCCACCAGGTGCACGCCACCGACGGTGGCCGGGTGAAGTACAAGCGCGTCTGCTCGGTCGACGGCGAAGAGGTCGAGTACAACGACATCGCCAAGGGCTACGAGCTGCCCGACGGCCAGCTCGTCGTGCTCACCGACGAGGACTTCGACCAGCTGCCGCTGGGCACCACGCACGAGATCGAGGTGCTCCAGTTCGTCGACCAGGAGCAGATCGACCCGATCCACTTCGAGAAGACGTACTACCTCGAGCCCGACGGGGTGGCCACCCGCCCGTACGTGCTGCTCCGCACCGCGCTGGAGAACGCCGGCCAGGTCGCGATCACCAAGATCGCCATCCGGCAGCGGGAGTCGCTGGCCGCGCTGCGGGTGCGCGACGGCGTCCTGGTGCTGCACACCATGCGGTGGCCCGACGAGATCCGCCGGCCCGGCTTCGGCTTCCTCGACGAGGACGTGCCGGTCAAGCCGGCCGAGCTGGCCATGGCCGAGTCGCTGATCTCGACGATGGCGGGCGACTTCGACCCCTCCGCGTTCACCGACGACTACCGCGAGGCGATGCAGCAGCTGCTGGAGGCCAAGCAGTCCGGTGGCGAGGTGCAGCAGGCCCCGGACGCGGCCGACGACGGCGGCGGCGCGGTGGTCGACCTGATGAGCGCGCTGCGGCGCAGCGTCGAGCGGGCCGGCGGCAACGCGCCCGCGGCGAGCAGCTCCGACGACAGCGACGACGACAGCTCCGACGACTCCCCGGCTGAGGAGACCCCCGCGCGCAAGCCGGCGCGGAAGTCCACCACCGCCGCGAAGAAGGCGCCGGCGAAGAAGGCCGCGCCGAAGAAGGCCGCAGCCGAGAAGGCCGACGACGAGCCGGCCAAGCCGGCCAAGCGCGCGTCCCGGGCCCGCAAGACCGCCTGACCCCGTGGCGCCTCCCGACCCGCTGGCCACCTACCGGGCCAAGCGCGACCCGGCGCGCACCGCCGAGCCCGTCCCGGCCGCGGACCAGCCGCTGCCGGTGGGCGACGACGACACCTTCGTCGTCCAGGAGCACCACACACCCCGCGGCCGCACCGGGCAGCGGGTGCACTGGGACCTGCGGCTCGAGCGCGACGGCGTGCTGAAGAGCTGGGCGGTGCCCAAGGGCCCGCCGACCGAGCCGGGGGTGAACCGGCTCGCCGTCCCCACCGAGGACCACCCGCTGGAGTACGCCTCCTTCGCCGGCACCATCACCGCCGGCGAGTACGGCGGCGGCCAGGTGAGCATCTGGGACGCCGGCCGCTACGCGACGGAGAAGTGGGCCGACGACCACGTCACCGTGTCCTTCGACGGGCGGCGGCTGAGCGGCCGCTACGTGGTGTTCCGGCTGCCCGACGGCACCTGGAACGTGCGCAAGCTCGACGCCGACCCGGTGGTCGACGCGCCGGTCGCGGCCGGCGTGCCGGAGGACCTGACCCCGATGCTCGCCGCCATCGGCGAGCTGCCCCGGGCCGACGACCCGCGCTGGGGCTACGAGTTCAAGTGGGACGGCGTCCGGGCGCTCGCGCACGTGCGCGGCGGACGGGTGCGGCTGCGGGCCCGCAGCGGCAACGACGTCACCGCCACCTACCCCGAGCTGCACCGGCTGCCCGAGGTGCTGTCCGGGCACGACGCGGTGGTCGACGGCGAGGTGGTCGCGCTGGACGGCCGCGGTCGCCCGGACTTCGGGCTGCTGCAGGGCCGGATGCACCGCACCGGGCCCGAGGTGGCCAGGATGGCGGCGGCCGCACCGGTCACCTACCTGGTGTTCGACCTGCTCGCACTGGACGGCGAGAACCTGCTCGGGCTGCCGTACACCGAGCGGCGCGAGCGGCTGGACGCGCTGGGGCTGGCCTCCGACCGGTGGGTCACCACGCCGTGGTTCCGCGGGAACGGGGAGCAGGTCCAGGCGGCGAGCCTGGAGAACGGGCTGGAGGGCGTCGTCGCCAAGCGGCTGGACTCGGTCTACCGGCCCGGCGGCCGGGGCCCGGACTGGCGGAAGGTGAAGAACCTGCGCACCCAGTCGGTGGTCGTCGGCGGCTGGCGGCCCGGCGAGGGCCGGCGGGCCGGCGGGATCGGTTCGCTGCTGGTCGGGGTGCACGACGACACCGGGCGGCTGGTGTTCGCCGGCCACGTCGGCACCGGCTTCACGGCCAGGGCGCTCGCCGACCTCGCGCCGCTGCTCACCCCGCGGGCCACCCCGCCGTTCGCCGACGCGCTGCCCCGCGAGGTCACCCGTGACGCGCGGTGGGTCGAGCCGCTGCTGGTCGGCGAGGTCCGGTACGGGGAGTGGACCCGGGAGGGCCGGCTGCGGCACCCGGCCTGGCGCGGCCTGCGCGACGACGTCGCAGCCGCCGACGTGGTGGTGGAGCCGTGAGGCAGCGGGTGCACATCGAGGGCCGGCAGCTGGAGGTCTCCAACCTGGACAAGGTGCTGTTCCCGGAGGTGTCGTTCACCAAGGCGCAGGTCATCGACTACTACGTGCGGATCGCGCCGGTGCTGCTGCCGCACGTCGCGCACCGGCCGGTCACCTTCACCCGGTGGCCGAACGGGGTCGACGGCCAGGCGTTCTTCGAGAAGAACAGCGCCCGGCACGCCCCGGACTGGGTGGCCTCGGTGACCGTCCCGACGCCCGGCTCGTCGCGGGGCCGGGAGACGCTGGACATGGTGCTGCTGACCGCCGTCCCGGACCTGGTCTGGTCGGCGAACCTGGCCGCGCTGGAGGTGCACGTGCCGCAGTGGCAGGTGGACGACGAGGGCACGGCCCAGCTGCCGGACCTGCTGGTCCTCGACCTGGACCCCGGCCCGGGCACCGACGTCGTCGACTGCGCCCGGGTGGCGCACCGGCTGCGCGACCAGCTGGTCGCCGACGGGCTGGACCCGGTGGTGAAGACGTCGGGCTCGAAGGGGCTGCAGGTCTACGCGCCGATCCGCTGTGCCGACAAGGAGCACCCCAGCCGGTACGCCAAGCAGCTGGCGCAGCAGCTCTCCCGGGAGACCCCCGACAAGGTCGTCTGGCGGATGGAGAAGGCGCTGCGGCCGGGCAAGGTGCTGGTCGATTGGAGCCAGAACAACACCGCGAAGACGACCGTCGCCCCGTACTCGCTGCGCGCCCGCCCGTTCGCCACGGTCTCGACCCCGCTGCGGTGGGCCGAGGTCGACGCGCTGCGCGACGGCGGGGACGCCGAGCAGGTCCGGTTCCGCACCGACGACGTCCTGGCCCGGGTCGAGGAGCACGGCGACCTCTTCGACGTCGCCGCCCGCCGGCGCGCCGACCTCCCCGCCTGACCTGCTCCCGCCTTCGGTGGTCGCTCGGCGCTCGCGTCCCAGACGCTGGGACGTCACCGGCTGTTGATTTGACTGAGTCAAGACAACGGGGTTGAGTCGTCGGTGATGGAGACGGCCTGGGACGAGCAGCTGAGGACGGCGGGGCTCCGTGTCACGCGGCCCCGGTTGTCCGTGCTGGGGGTCCTCGCCGAGCACCCCCACGTCGACGCCGAGACCATCGCCACCGCCGCCCGCGTCGTGCACCCGTCGATCTCGCCGCAGGCGGTCTACGGCGTGCTCAAGGCGCTGGTCGGTGGCGGGCTCGCCCGCCGCATCGAGCCGGCCGGTGGGCCGGCGCTGTACGAGCTGCGGGTCGGCGACAACCACCACCACCTGGTCTGCCGGGAGTGCGGGCTGGTCGCCGACGTCGACTGCGTCGTGGGGGCGGCCCCGTGCCTGGCCCCCTCGGACGCGGCGGGGTTCGCCGTCGACGAGGCGGAGGTCGTCTTCTGGGGGCTCTGCGCGGACTGCCAGCGGTCAGGGGCCGTCGCGCGCAGGCAGCACGGGTACGGAACAGGCAGTACCAGCAGTTCGATCCGAGGAGGAGTTCGCGCATGACCGACGTCGCATCGCAGGGACCGGCGGCCAGTGAGGCCGACCGGCCGGTCCTGACCAACCGTCAGGGCCACCCGGTCTACGACAACCAGAACCAGCGCACCGTGGGTGCCCGTGGCCCCGCCACGCTGGAGAACTACCAGTTCCTCGAGAAGATCAGCCACTTCGACCGGGAGCGGATCCCCGAGCGCGTCGTGCACGCCCGCGGCGCCACCGCCTTCGGTGTCTTCGTGGCCGACGGCACCGTCGGCGACGAGCCGGTCGCGAAGTACACCCGCGCCAAGCTGTTCCAGGAGAAGGGCAAGGAGACCCCGGTCGCCCTGCGCTTCTCCACCGTCGCCGGTGGCCGGGACTCCTCCGAGGCCGCCCGCGACCCGCGCGGCTTCGCGGTGAAGTTCTACACCGAGGACGGCAACTGGGACCTCGTCGGCAACAACCTGGGTGTCTTCTTCATCCGGGACGCCATCAAGTTCCCCGACTTCATCCACTCGCAGAAGCCCGACCCGGTGACCTTCGAGCGCCAGGTCGCCAACCGGGTCTTCGACTTCTGGTCGCAGACGCCCGAGGCGCTGCACATGATGACGCTGGTCCTCAGCCCCCGCGGCCTGCCGGCGAGCTACCGGTTCATGCAGGGCTTCGGCGTGAACACCTACAAGTGGGTCAACGCCCAGGGCGAGTCCCAGCTGGTCAAGTACCACTGGCTGCCCAAGCAGGGGCTGAAGTCCTGGACCGACGCGGACGCCGCGGTCGCCCAGGGCCGTGAGCTCGGCGTGCACACCAAGGACCTCTACGAGGCCATCGAGCGCGGCGACTTCCCCAGCTGGGACCTGCACGTCCAGCTGATGGACGACCACGAGCACCCCGAGCTGGACTTCGACCCGCTGGACGACACCAAGGTGTGGCCGGAGAACGAGTTCCCGCTGCGCAAGGTCGGCACGCTGACCCTGAACCGCACGCCGGTGGACTTCTTCACCGAGAGCGAGCAGATCGCCTTCGGCACCGGTGTGCTGGTCGACGGCCTGGACTTCTCCGACGACAAGATGCTGGTCGGCCGGACGTTCTCCTACTCCGACACCCAGCGCTACCGGGTGGGGCCGAACTACCTGCAGCTGCCGGTGAACGCCCCCCGGACCCGGGTGGCCACCAACCAGCGCGACGGGCAGATGGCCTACGGCGTGGACCGCGCCGAGGGCACCAACCCGCACGTGAATTACGAGCCCTCGATCACCGGCGGCCTGCGTGAGGCGCAGTACCCGACGCACGACGAGCAGGGCCCGGAGATCACCGGCCGGCTCACCCGCAAGCGGATCCCGCGCACCGACGACTACACGCAGGCCGGCCAGCGGTACCTGCTGTCGGAGCAGTGGGAGAAAGACGACCTCGTCGCCAACCTGATCGGCAACCTGTCGCAGTGCGACCGGCCCATCCAGGAGCGGATGATGTGGCACCTCTTCATGGTCGAGGACGAGCTCGGCCAGCGGGTCGGCGAGGGCCTGGGCATCAGCGCCGACGACGTCCGGGGGTTGTCTCCGCTGCAGACCCAGACGCTCACCGAGGCGGAGCTGCAGCGCGCGGCCAACCTGGGCAAGAACGGCCCGCGTGACGTCACCGGCCTGGTCATGACGCACTGCGTGCCGAACGAGCACGTCGTCCTGGCTCAGTGAGCCAGCGGGGCTGAAGCCCCACCGCGACACCCGCTGCGGGCCGCGACCGGACTCCGGTCGCGGCCCGCAGTGCTGTCCGGGGTGTCAGCGGGCGGGCACCCGGTGCGCGTCCGGCGCGGGCTCGGTCGCCAGGTCGGCCTGCCACAGGTCGGGGCCGAAGACCTCGTACTGGATGTCGCGGGCCGGCACGCCCCGCTCCAGCAGGGCGTTGCGCACCGAGCGCATGAACGGCAGCGGACCGCAGAGGTAGAACGCCGCCCCCTCGGGCAGGGCGACGTCGTCGAGGTCCATCGTCCCGGCGTGCACCCCGTCGACCGGCAGCCCGGTGCGCGCCCCGCGCTCGTACCAGACGTGCATGGTGGAGTGCGGCAACCGGGAGACGTCACCGAAGACCTGGTCCCGGAGCGCGAAGGACGCCTCGTCCACGTCGGCGTGCAGCAGGGTGATCGGCAGCCGGGAGCGAGCCGCGGTGAGGTGCGAGAGCATGCCGGCCATCGGGGTGATGCCGATCCCGGCGCTGGCGAACACCACCGGGCGACCGGAGTCGTCGAGCACGACGTCGCCGAAGGGCAGCGACAGGGTCAGCACGTCACCCACCTGCACCCGGTCGCACAGCAGGGTGGAGACCTCACCGTCGGGCCGGTCGCCGCCGCGGACCCGCTTGACGGAGAACTGCCGGTGCTCGCCGTCGTCGGCGCGGGTGAGGCTGTACTGCCGCGGCTGGTGCACGCCGTCGGGCAGCTGCACCTTCACCGTGACGTACTGGCCCGGCAGCGACGTCTTCACCAGCCGGTCGTCGGTGCGCCGGACCCGGAAGGTGGTGACGTCGTCGGTCTCGGCGAGCTTCTGGATGACCTCCCACTCCCGCCAGACCGTCTCCGGCCGGACCCCGCGGGAGCTGTACAGCCCGCGCTCCATGTTGATCAGCGCGTAGGCCATCAGCCAGTAGACCTCGTCCCAGGCCTCGGCCACGGCCGGGGTCACCGCGTCGCCCAGCACGTCGACGATGGCCCAGAAGAGGTGCTCGTGCACGACCTCGTACTGGGCCGGGGTGATCCCCAGCGAGGCGTGCTTGTGCGCGATCCGGGCCAGCAGGTGCTCGGGGACCTGCTCGGGGCTCTCCAGCAGCCCGTTGGCGAACACCGCGACGGAGCCGGCCAGCGCCACCTGCTGGGTGCCCTCGGCCTGGTTGCCCCGGTTGAAGGTGCCGTCCAGCAGCTCCGGGTGGGCGTCGAACAGGTGGGCGTAGAAGCGTCGGGCGATCTCCTCGATGTTGTCGCCGACGACGGGCAGGGTGGCCTCGATGACCGGACGTGATCGATCGGACAGCATGGGTCGCTCCTCCGGAGGTCGACTGTTCCGTTCCCCGCCCGGCTCGACCGGACAGGGTGACCAGCGTCTCACCCAGCGCGCGGACGACGGCAGTCCCGCCGGGCCCCCGGCAGCCTCGACACTGGGGCCCGTGGACCCGGACGTGCAGCTGCTGCTCACCGCCGCCGACCGGCTGGAGGAGCTCGCCGCCCGCACGACCGGCGGCCGCTGGACCGTCCGCGGGCTGCTCGCCTCACGCCCGGAGGTGGTCGCCGTGCACGTCGACGGCGGCTCGGAGCACGTGGCCGAGGCGCGGGCCCGGACCGCGGAGTGGATCCGCACGCTGTCCCCGGCGGTCGCCGGCCCGCTCGCGGGCTGGCTGCGGGCCGCGGCACGGCCGCCGGTGGACCCGCACGCGCTCGCCGTCGCGCGCGAGCTGCTCGGCTGACCGACCCGTCCGCCGGCTCGGTACGGTCCCGCCGTGGACCGGATCGCCGCCCTGTACGAGGCCTTCACCAGCCGCGACATCGACGCCGTCGTGGCCCAGCTCGCCCCCGACGTGGACTGGCCCGACGCGATGCACGGCACCCGGGTGGTCGGTGCCGACGCCGTCCGGGCCTACTGGCTGGGCCAGTGGGAGGTGGTCGACCTGGCCGTGACGCCCCGCCGGGTGCGGGAGCTGCCCGACGGCCGGGTCGAGGTGCTGGTCGAGCAGGTCGTCCGGGACTCCGACGGCGACCTGCTCAGCCACGCGTTCGTCCTGCACACCTACACCGTCGACGGCTCGGGGGTCCGCCGGATGGACGTCGGCGACCCGCAGAGCGTCTGAGGGCGCGTTACTCGGGCCGGTCGCCGTCCTGCTCGGCCAGGAACTGCTCGATCTGCGCCCCGAGCTCCTCGCCGCTGGGCATCTCCCCGCCGAAGCCGAGCAGGCCGGTGTCGTCGCGGGCGGCGGTGAAGGAGTCGAACTGCTCCTCCAGCGCGGCGACGACGGCGGTGTTCTCGCTGGACCGGCCGATCTGCTCGTCGACCTCGGTGCGGTTGGCCTCGGCGGCCTCGCGCAACGTCTCGGTCGGCACGTGCAGCCCGGTCAGCGTCTCCAGGTGCTCCAGCAGGGTGAGCGAGGCGGCCGGGTAGGTGGCCTGGGCCAGGTAGTGCGGCACGTGCGCGGCGACTCCGAGGGCGTCCACCCCGGCCTCGCCGAGCCGCAGCTCGAGCAGCGCGCCCACGCTGCCGGGGATGCGCATCTCGCCCCAGTAGACCGGGTAGGACTCGATGAGCTGGCGGCGCGTGGCGTGCGCGGTGACGGTGACCGGCCGGGTGTGCGGCACCGGCATGGGGATCGCGTGCAGGGCCACCACCGAGGTCACCCCCAGCCGGTCGACGAGCTGCTGGACCGCGGCGATGAACCGCTCCCAGGCGAAGTCCGGCTCGGCGCCGT comes from the Modestobacter italicus genome and includes:
- a CDS encoding DUF1360 domain-containing protein, yielding MAIADEVTRIGAPVRRWARTQKEEYSHGEDRPLGGLLGAMGTYLTLTTAGAAAVRAAGKELPTRIPLGDAVLLTVATFRIARTIAKDPVASPLRAPFTTFRGQSGEAEVAEEIRVHGGVKHAIGELVTCPFCLAQWTATALVFGYATVPGATRLAALTMTMVAAADVGQFAYDALQQKAMAGGGDED
- the ligD gene encoding non-homologous end-joining DNA ligase; its protein translation is MRQRVHIEGRQLEVSNLDKVLFPEVSFTKAQVIDYYVRIAPVLLPHVAHRPVTFTRWPNGVDGQAFFEKNSARHAPDWVASVTVPTPGSSRGRETLDMVLLTAVPDLVWSANLAALEVHVPQWQVDDEGTAQLPDLLVLDLDPGPGTDVVDCARVAHRLRDQLVADGLDPVVKTSGSKGLQVYAPIRCADKEHPSRYAKQLAQQLSRETPDKVVWRMEKALRPGKVLVDWSQNNTAKTTVAPYSLRARPFATVSTPLRWAEVDALRDGGDAEQVRFRTDDVLARVEEHGDLFDVAARRRADLPA
- a CDS encoding globin domain-containing protein, with amino-acid sequence MLSDRSRPVIEATLPVVGDNIEEIARRFYAHLFDAHPELLDGTFNRGNQAEGTQQVALAGSVAVFANGLLESPEQVPEHLLARIAHKHASLGITPAQYEVVHEHLFWAIVDVLGDAVTPAVAEAWDEVYWLMAYALINMERGLYSSRGVRPETVWREWEVIQKLAETDDVTTFRVRRTDDRLVKTSLPGQYVTVKVQLPDGVHQPRQYSLTRADDGEHRQFSVKRVRGGDRPDGEVSTLLCDRVQVGDVLTLSLPFGDVVLDDSGRPVVFASAGIGITPMAGMLSHLTAARSRLPITLLHADVDEASFALRDQVFGDVSRLPHSTMHVWYERGARTGLPVDGVHAGTMDLDDVALPEGAAFYLCGPLPFMRSVRNALLERGVPARDIQYEVFGPDLWQADLATEPAPDAHRVPAR
- a CDS encoding STAS domain-containing protein yields the protein MTSSDSPAEGSRDVSAPADSNEAPFDDVITLSTSTDDDGTVTVTVVGEVDTFTAPVLRASLDTQLEQQPTALVIDLCGVQFLGSAGLAVLVETQKSARSRDVGLRLVANTRAVTRPLEVTGLIDLFTIAEKA
- a CDS encoding DNA topoisomerase IB gives rise to the protein MRLRRSDVHARGWTRRRAGRGFAYFDSDGVLIKDDRLDRLKSLAIPPAWKDVWICPWPNGHIQAVGTDAAGRRQYRYHDEWRVKRDAAKHERVLEISHQLPDVRDAVLDALNSRGLNRNRVLACGVRLLDLGAFRVGSEQYAEDNGTFGLATLRRDHVEVRGERVFFHYTAKGGIERELELIDKPTAVVVRELLKRPADEGEELLGYRLEDGSWHDVTSDEINAYLKEISGAEITAKDFRTWTATVMMAATLAEEPPPRSRTARGKVVRQAYVKVSEQLGNTPAVCKASYVDPRVVDRYEHGETIADALAEASQAPDDRTAQRTLEAGVCSLLSA
- a CDS encoding Fur family transcriptional regulator yields the protein METAWDEQLRTAGLRVTRPRLSVLGVLAEHPHVDAETIATAARVVHPSISPQAVYGVLKALVGGGLARRIEPAGGPALYELRVGDNHHHLVCRECGLVADVDCVVGAAPCLAPSDAAGFAVDEAEVVFWGLCADCQRSGAVARRQHGYGTGSTSSSIRGGVRA
- a CDS encoding ATP-binding protein — encoded protein: MVDTTDAEAPAGERRAERLELKVPTSPTQLPAVRAMAGDLAMRMDFDLDAVEDLRLAVDEACATLASVALDGSPLTVVFEASREGLRIDAWVPTSAGVDVPRDGFGWAVLQTLVDSVEAGPSDQATVAAGNGSDTPVAGIALVKKLRRYSSADLLTEPGADVSVAR
- a CDS encoding catalase, which translates into the protein MTDVASQGPAASEADRPVLTNRQGHPVYDNQNQRTVGARGPATLENYQFLEKISHFDRERIPERVVHARGATAFGVFVADGTVGDEPVAKYTRAKLFQEKGKETPVALRFSTVAGGRDSSEAARDPRGFAVKFYTEDGNWDLVGNNLGVFFIRDAIKFPDFIHSQKPDPVTFERQVANRVFDFWSQTPEALHMMTLVLSPRGLPASYRFMQGFGVNTYKWVNAQGESQLVKYHWLPKQGLKSWTDADAAVAQGRELGVHTKDLYEAIERGDFPSWDLHVQLMDDHEHPELDFDPLDDTKVWPENEFPLRKVGTLTLNRTPVDFFTESEQIAFGTGVLVDGLDFSDDKMLVGRTFSYSDTQRYRVGPNYLQLPVNAPRTRVATNQRDGQMAYGVDRAEGTNPHVNYEPSITGGLREAQYPTHDEQGPEITGRLTRKRIPRTDDYTQAGQRYLLSEQWEKDDLVANLIGNLSQCDRPIQERMMWHLFMVEDELGQRVGEGLGISADDVRGLSPLQTQTLTEAELQRAANLGKNGPRDVTGLVMTHCVPNEHVVLAQ
- a CDS encoding Ku protein; translated protein: MRSIWRGAVSFGLVSIAVKLYSATEDHDIRFHQVHATDGGRVKYKRVCSVDGEEVEYNDIAKGYELPDGQLVVLTDEDFDQLPLGTTHEIEVLQFVDQEQIDPIHFEKTYYLEPDGVATRPYVLLRTALENAGQVAITKIAIRQRESLAALRVRDGVLVLHTMRWPDEIRRPGFGFLDEDVPVKPAELAMAESLISTMAGDFDPSAFTDDYREAMQQLLEAKQSGGEVQQAPDAADDGGGAVVDLMSALRRSVERAGGNAPAASSSDDSDDDSSDDSPAEETPARKPARKSTTAAKKAPAKKAAPKKAAAEKADDEPAKPAKRASRARKTA
- the ligD gene encoding non-homologous end-joining DNA ligase; its protein translation is MAPPDPLATYRAKRDPARTAEPVPAADQPLPVGDDDTFVVQEHHTPRGRTGQRVHWDLRLERDGVLKSWAVPKGPPTEPGVNRLAVPTEDHPLEYASFAGTITAGEYGGGQVSIWDAGRYATEKWADDHVTVSFDGRRLSGRYVVFRLPDGTWNVRKLDADPVVDAPVAAGVPEDLTPMLAAIGELPRADDPRWGYEFKWDGVRALAHVRGGRVRLRARSGNDVTATYPELHRLPEVLSGHDAVVDGEVVALDGRGRPDFGLLQGRMHRTGPEVARMAAAAPVTYLVFDLLALDGENLLGLPYTERRERLDALGLASDRWVTTPWFRGNGEQVQAASLENGLEGVVAKRLDSVYRPGGRGPDWRKVKNLRTQSVVVGGWRPGEGRRAGGIGSLLVGVHDDTGRLVFAGHVGTGFTARALADLAPLLTPRATPPFADALPREVTRDARWVEPLLVGEVRYGEWTREGRLRHPAWRGLRDDVAAADVVVEP